One stretch of Acidimicrobiales bacterium DNA includes these proteins:
- a CDS encoding GPW/gp25 family protein, translating to MAEQFVGKGWAFPLGTSSGGGIALASSDDELEQAIHLILATAKGERPMRPEFGCAIHDYLFDPADMTTAGRLKAAVEAALAMWEPRIEVMTVDVTVDVVQRNCMYIDIRYAKKGTYDPRSLVFPFYVIPEED from the coding sequence GTGGCCGAGCAGTTCGTGGGCAAGGGGTGGGCGTTTCCCCTGGGCACGTCGAGCGGGGGCGGCATTGCCCTGGCCAGCTCCGACGACGAGCTCGAGCAGGCCATCCACCTGATCCTGGCCACCGCCAAGGGAGAGCGTCCCATGCGCCCGGAGTTCGGGTGCGCCATCCACGACTACCTGTTCGACCCCGCCGACATGACCACCGCCGGCCGGCTCAAGGCGGCGGTCGAGGCGGCGCTGGCCATGTGGGAGCCGCGCATCGAGGTGATGACCGTCGACGTGACCGTCGACGTGGTGCAGCGCAACTGCATGTACATCGACATCCGCTACGCGAAGAAGGGCACCTACGACCCCCGCAGCCTGGTGTTTCCCTTCTACGTGATTCCCGAGGAGGACTGA